A stretch of the Raphanus sativus cultivar WK10039 unplaced genomic scaffold, ASM80110v3 Scaffold0347, whole genome shotgun sequence genome encodes the following:
- the LOC130501954 gene encoding villin-4-like, producing MSVSMRDLDPAFQGAGQKAGIEVWRIENFSPAPIPKSSIGKFFTGDSYIVLKTTALKTGALRHDIHYWLGKDTSQDEAGTAAVKTVELDAALGGRAVQYREVQGHETEKFLSYFKPCIIPQEGGVASGFKHVEAEEHITRLFVCRGKHVVHVKEVPFSRSSLNHDDIYILDTKSKIFQFNGSNSSIQERAKALDVVQYIKDTYHDGTCEVATVEDGRLMADADSGEFWGFFGGFAPLPRKTANAEDRTVTFDIKKLFCVLKGKANPVEGETLEREMLDTNKCYILDCELEVFVWMGRTTSLDDRKVASGAAEEMIRSSERPKSQMIRIIEGFETVPFRSKFDTWTQETNTTVSEDGRGRVAALLQRQGVNVRGLMKAAPPKEELQAFIDCTGNLQVWRVNDQEKILLQAADHSKFYSGDCYVFQYSYPGEEKEEVLIGTWFGKQSVEEERASAVSMASKMVESMKFVPAQARIYEGKEPVQFFVIMQSFIVFKGGVCSGYKKYIAEKEVDDDTYNENGLALFRIQGSGPENMQAIQVDPVASSLNSSYCYILHNDSSVFTWIGNLATSTDQELVERQLDLIKPNLQTRAQKEGSESEQFWELLGGKAEYSSQKLTKEPESDPHLFSCTFTEDILKVTEIYNFTQDDLMTEDIFIVDCHSEIFVWVGQEVVPKNKLLALTIGEKFIEKDSLLEKLSPEAPIYVIMEGGEPSFFTRFFTSWDSSKSAMHGNSFQRKLKIVKNGGTPVAEKPKRRTPASYGGRASVPDKSQQRSRTMSLSPDRVRVRGRSPAFNALAATFENQNARNLSTPPPVVRKLYPRSVTPDSAKLAPKSSAIASRSALFEQFKEPLIPKSIKASPKTPESPAPESNSKGKEEKKENNKEEEEKSMSSRIGSLTIQEDAKEGVEDEEDLPAYPYDRLKTTSPDPITDIDVTRREAYLSSEEFKEKFGMTKEAFYKLPKWKQNKFKMAVQLF from the exons ATGTCTGTTTCCATGAGAGACTTGGATCCAGCTTTCCAAGGAGCTGGACAGAAAGC CGGTATTGAGGTATGGCGTATAGAGAATTTTAGCCCTGCACCCATCCCAAAGTCTTCTATTGGCAAGTTTTTCACCGGAGACTCTTACATAGTATTGAAG ACAACGGCGTTAAAAACAGGTGCATTGCGCCACGATATCCATTACTGGCTTGGTAAAGATACTTCTCAA gATGAGGCTGGGACTGCTGCAGTTAAGACGGTTGAACTAGATGCTGCTCTTGGAGGCCGTGCAGTTCAATATCGAGAAGTTCAAGGCCACGAAACCGAGAAATTCTTGTCTTATTTTAAGCCATGTATCATACCTCAAGAAGGTGGCGTAGCTTCAGGATTCAAACATGTGGAAGCTGAAGAGCATATCACCCGCTTGTTCGTCTGCAGAGGAAAACATGTTGTCCATGTCAAAGAG GTTCCGTTCTCTCGTAGCTCTTTAAACCATGACGATATATACATTCTTGACACAAAGTCAAAGATTTTCCAATTCAACGGATCTAATTCAAGTATCCAAGAGAGAGCAAAGGCATTGGACGTGGTTCAGTACATCAAAGATACTTACCATGATGGGACATGCGAAGTTGCTACAGTTG AGGATGGGAGACTTATGGCTGATGCTGATAGTGGAGAATTTTGGGGTTTCTTTGGTGGGTTCGCTCCCTTACCTAGAAAAACAGCAAATGCTGAAGACAGAACTGTCACTTTCgatatcaaaaaattattttg TGTGTTGAAGGGAAAGGCAAACCCTGTTGAAGGCGAAACTTTGGAGAGAGAGATGCTGGATACAAACAAGTGCTACATTCTTGACTGTGAACTTGAAGTGTTTGTTTGGATGGGACGAACCACATCTCTTGATGATAGAAAAGTTGCGAGTGGAGCAGCAGAA GAAATGATCCGTTCATCTGAACGACCTAAATCGCAAATGATCCGCATAATAGAAGGGTTTGAGACCGTGCCATTCCGATCAAAGTTTGATACCTGGACTCAAGAGACTAATACAACTGTGTCAGAGGATGGCAGAGGCAGAGTTGCTG CTCTCTTGCAACGACAAGGAGTCAACGTGAGAGGCCTAATGAAAGCTGCTCCTCCTAAAGAAGAGCTCCAAGCTTTCATTGATTGCACGGGGAATCTGCAGGTTTGGCGTGTGAATGATCAGGAAAAGATTCTCCTTCAAGCTGCTGATCATTCGAAGTTCTACAGTGGAGATTGCTATGTTTTCCAGTATTCTTATCCcggagaagagaaagaagaagttCTTATAGGAACTTGGTTCGGCAAGCAAAGTGTGGAG GAAGAAAGAGCTTCTGCAGTCTCTATGGCGAGCAAAATGGTTGAGTCAATGAAATTTGTGCCAGCCCAA GCTCGCATCTATGAAGGAAAGGAACCTGTTCAGTTCTTCGTCATTATGCAAAGCTTTATAGTTTTCAAG GGTGGTGTTTGCAGTGGATACAAGAAATACATAGCAGAGAAAGAAGTTGATGATGATACATACAATGAGAATGGTCTTGCTCTATTCCGCATTCAAGGGTCTGGTCCTGAAAATATGCAAGCCATACAAGTTGACCCGGTTGCTTCATCACTGAACTCCTCTTACTGTTACATACTACATAATGATTCTTCTGTATTTACTTGGATCGGGAATCTAGCTACCTCAACTGACCAGGAACTCGTAGAGAGGCAGCTCGATCTTATAAAG CCAAACCTACAGACTAGAGCACAAAAGGAAGGTTCAGAATCAGAACAGTTCTGGGAGTTGTTAGGAGGCAAAGCCGAATATTCCAGCCAAAAGCTCACAAAAGAACCTGAGAGTGACCCTCACTTGTTCTCCTGCACATTCACTGAAG ACATTCTGAAG GTGACAGAGATATATAACTTCACACAGGATGACTTGATGACCGAAGATATATTTATAGTAGACTGTCACTCAGAGATCTTTGTATGGGTTGGCCAAGAAGTAGTCCCCAAGAACAAGTTGCTAGCGTTAACTATTGGAGAG AAATTCATTGAGAAAGATTCTCTCCTGGAAAAGCTATCCCCTGAAGCCCCTATATATGTGATCATGGAAGGTGGTGAGCCAAGTTTCTTCACCCGGTTTTTCACCTCTTGGGATTCCTCAAAATCCGCT ATGCATGGAAACTCATTCCAAAGAAAACTCAAAATTGTCAAAAATGGTGGAACTCCAGTTGCAGAA AAACCGAAACGGAGAACTCCGGCCTCATATGGTGGCCGTGCTAGCGTTCCTGACAAGTCGCAGCAGCGGTCAAGAACCATGTCGTTAAGTCCAGACAGGGTTCGCGTGAGGGGAAGATCTCCAGCGTTCAATGCACTCGCAGCAACATTCGAGAACCAGAACGCAAGAAACCTCTCAACTCCACCCCCAGTAGTTAGAAAACTCTACCCGAGATCTGTTACTCCTGACTCCGCAAAGCTAGCTCCCAAGTCTTCAGCCATTGCTTCTCGTAGTGCCCTTTTCGAACAATTTAAAGAACCTTTAATTCCAAAATCCATCAAAG CGAGCCCAAAGACACCTGAGTCTCCTGCGCCAGAATCCAACTCAAAAGGAAAggaagagaaaaaggaaaataacaaggaggaggaggagaaatcGATGAGCAGCAGGATAGGATCTCTGACGATTCAAGAAGATGCTAAAGAAGGTGTGGAAGACGAAGAAGATTTACCAGCTTACCCATACGATCGTCTCAAGACGACTTCCCCTGATCCCATCACAGACATTGATGTAACAAGGAGAGAG GCTTACCTTTCATCAGAGGAGTTCAAAGAGAAGTTTGGTATGACGAAAGAAGCTTTCTACAAGCTGCCTAaatggaaacaaaacaaattcaagATGGCTGTTCAACTCTTCTGA